One part of the Oncorhynchus kisutch isolate 150728-3 linkage group LG22, Okis_V2, whole genome shotgun sequence genome encodes these proteins:
- the LOC109867319 gene encoding neuroepithelial cell-transforming gene 1 protein: MEESEVGELSVEDEPKRRRISLKRTSTVNSETSPATVNNSKKPPLCRGSSFTFLTPGTPWDFSLKRKHKEPKDDDTVSLSSFDLKVKRKRKEKKEDDDTVSLSSFDLKEPSNKRVRPLSRVSSLANLISPSKNGAVRRFGQTIQNMSLRGDSKSPGTSLKSCSKAAGPTPPKRRNSTLWSETLDVHQKSTFSTKEIKRQEAIHELSRGEQDLIEDLQMARKAYHDPMLKLSIMTEEELTHIFGDLDSYIPLHEDLLDKLAKGTGPNGTVGQIGQIVVDWLPGLNAYRDYCSNQLAAKALLDQKKQDRKVQDFLQRCLESPFSRKLDLWSFLDIPRSRLVKYPLLLREILRHTPPDHPDVPCLEKAISIIQGVLSDINMRKGESESQYYINKLEYLDDRQRDPLIDNCKTLLCHGELRNKSGSKLHVFLFSELLVLTRPVTRHERSCYQVYRQPLPIRDLALEDLQDGDVRMGGSFRGAFSQGEKAKNVFRVTSLDPTHGQSHTLQVNDVFHKQQWLNCLRSAIDAQPQQQRAPLRHQHNEATTMTRAKRRSSVVSMSDMVGEGADENVWHQVGEPILGCKGTETLPASGSSSKIKREWRRGTQRRRKETGV, encoded by the exons ACCTCCACTGTGCCGAGGGAGTTCCTTCACCTTTCTGACTCCAGGAACACCATGGGACTTCAGTCTG AAGAGGAAACATAAAGAGCCCAAGGATGATGACACTGTCAGTCTGTCCAGCTTTGACCTCAAAGTA AAGAGAAAACGCAAAGAGAAAAAGGAGGATGATGACACCGTCAGTCTGTCCAGTTTTGACCTCAAA GAGCCCAGTAACAAGCGTGTGCGGCCACTGAGCCGGGTGTCATCTCTGGCTAACCTGATCTCCCCTTCCAAGAATGGAGCCGTCCGACGCTTTGGTCAAACCATCCAG AACATGTCACTGCGGGGTGACAGCAAGTCGCCGGGGACGTCCCTGAAGTCGTGCAGTAAGGCAGCGGGCCCAACACCTCCCAAACGTAGAAACAGCACTCTGTGGTCTGAAACACTGGACGTTCACCAGAAGAGCACCTTCTCCACCAAAGAGATTAAGAGACAGGAG GCCATTCATGAGCTATCCAGAGGAGAACAAGACCTTATTGAAGACCTCCAAATGGCACGAAAG GCATATCATGATCCCATGCTGAAGCTTTCCATCATGACAGAGGAGGAGCTAACTCATATATTTGGAGATCTGGATTCTTACATTCCACTTCATGAAG ACTTGTTGGATAAGCTTGCAAAGGGCACTGGTCCTAATGGAACAGTTGGTCAGATTGGACAGATCGTCGTGGACTGG TTGCCAGGTCTGAATGCGTACAGAGACTATTGCAGTAACCAGCTGGCTGCCAAGGCCCTGTTGGACCAGAAGAAGCAGGACCGGAAGGTGCAGGACTTCCTGCAGCGCTGCCTGGAGTCTCCCTTCAGTAGGAAGCTGGACCTGTGGAGCTTCCTGGATATACCCAGGAGCCGGCTGGTGAAATATCCCCTACTGCTGAGAGAGATACTGAGACATACACCACCAGATCACCCTGACGTTCCCTGTCTGGAGAAGGCG ATATCCATCATCCAGGGTGTGCTGTCTGACATCAACATGAGGAAAggagagtcagagagtcagtACTACATTAATAAGCTGGAGTATCTGGACGACAGGCAGAGAGACCCGCTCATCGACAACTGCAAGACCTTGTTGTGTCACGGAGAGCTACGCAACAAGAGTGGCTCG AAACTGCACGTGTTCCTGTTCTCTGAGCTGCTGGTGCTGACGAGGCCGGTGACACGTCACGAGCGGAGCTGCTACCAGGTGTACCGTCAGCCCCTCCCCATCAGAGACCTGGCTCTGGAGGACCTGCAGGATGGAGATGTACGCATGGGAGGGTCATTCAGAGGGGCCTTCAGCCAGGGGGAGAAAG CTAAGAACGTGTTCCGCGTGACCTCCCTGGACCCGACCCACGGCCAGTCTCACACTCTGCAGGTCAACGACGTCTTCCACAAGCAGCAGTGGCTCAACTGTCTCCGTAGCGCCATCGACGCTCAACCTCAACAGCAGAGGGCGCCACTCAGACATCAGCACAATGAGGCTACAACCATGACCAGGGCCAAGCGTCGTTCTTCTGTGGTGTCCATGTCTGATATGGTGGGGGAAGGGGCAGATGAGAACGTCTGGCACCAGGTCGGTGAGCCAATCCTTGGGTGTAAAGGCACAGAGACACTCCCCGCGTCTGGTTCTTCAAGTAAAATCAAAAGAGAGTGGCGCCGTGGTACGCAGCGCAGGAGGAAAGAGACCGGGGTTTAG
- the LOC109867837 gene encoding ankyrin repeat and SOCS box protein 13 isoform X1, giving the protein MPMHVTNHHIDRQRTSATAHGLGFWTDRSAVHEAAAQGKALQLQKLIQGGAAVNIVAVDSITPLHEACIQGQTQCVRLLLDAGAHVDARNIDGSTPLCDACAAGSLECVKLLIQHGATINPPLFTFSPLHEACMGGNSDCVQLMIDVGALMEAHDCHFGTPLHVACARQHFDCAKVLLNAGANVNAAKLHETALHHAAKVKNVDLIELLIEFGGNIYARDNLGKKPINYTSQGSPTNICLEFYENTPLSLQQISRIALRTALGRRALDDVSKLGLPNRITCYLSYQPPPDLDLDFDYF; this is encoded by the exons ATGCCTATGCATGTCACCAACCATCACATAGACAGACAGCGGACGTCAGCAACGG CTCATGGCCTGGGGTTCTGGACAGACCGTTCGGCGGTACACGAGGCAGCAGCCCAGGGAAAGGCTCTTCAGCTACAGAAGCTGATCCAGGGAGGGGCAGCAGTTAACATAGTGGCTGTGGACTCCATAACCCCCCTCCACGAGGCCTGTATACAGggacaaacacagtgtgtccGGTTGCTGCTGGACGCTGGTGCTCAC gTGGATGCGCGGAACATTGACGGCAGTACCCCTCTGTGCGATGCCTGCGCTGCGGGCAGCCTGGAGTGTGTGAAACTACTCATACAACATGGGGCTACGATCAACCCTCCGCTGTTCACCTTCTCACCCCTCCACGAGGCCTGCATGGGGG gtaaCTCTGACTGCGTTCAGCTCATGATAGACGTGGGAGCTCTGATGGAGGCCCATGACTGCCACTTCGGGACACCGTTACATGTAGCGTGTGCCAGACAACACTTTGACTGCGCCAAGGTCCTCCTCAATGCAG GGGCGAACGTAAACGCTGCCAAGCTCCACGAGACGGCCCTCCATCACGCAGCCAAAGTAAAGAACGTGGATCTGATCGAGCTGCTGATTGAGTTCGGTGGGAACATATATGCCAGGGACAACCTGGGCAAAAAGCCCATCAACTACACAAGTCAAGGTTCTCCCACCAATATCTGCCTAGAGTTCTATGAAA ATACACCCCTCAGTCTACAACAGATCAGCAGGATAGCTCTGAGAACAGCACTGGGCAGAAGAGCCCTGGACGACGTGTCCAAACTGGGCTTGCCCAATCGCATCACCTGCTACCTCTCATATCAGCCACCACCAGATCTGGACTTGGACTTTGACTACTTCTAA
- the LOC109867837 gene encoding ankyrin repeat and SOCS box protein 13 isoform X2, translated as MEITRARPSLFGDIAHGLGFWTDRSAVHEAAAQGKALQLQKLIQGGAAVNIVAVDSITPLHEACIQGQTQCVRLLLDAGAHVDARNIDGSTPLCDACAAGSLECVKLLIQHGATINPPLFTFSPLHEACMGGNSDCVQLMIDVGALMEAHDCHFGTPLHVACARQHFDCAKVLLNAGANVNAAKLHETALHHAAKVKNVDLIELLIEFGGNIYARDNLGKKPINYTSQGSPTNICLEFYENTPLSLQQISRIALRTALGRRALDDVSKLGLPNRITCYLSYQPPPDLDLDFDYF; from the exons ATGGAGATTACTCGTGCCAGACCATCACTGTTTGGAGATATAG CTCATGGCCTGGGGTTCTGGACAGACCGTTCGGCGGTACACGAGGCAGCAGCCCAGGGAAAGGCTCTTCAGCTACAGAAGCTGATCCAGGGAGGGGCAGCAGTTAACATAGTGGCTGTGGACTCCATAACCCCCCTCCACGAGGCCTGTATACAGggacaaacacagtgtgtccGGTTGCTGCTGGACGCTGGTGCTCAC gTGGATGCGCGGAACATTGACGGCAGTACCCCTCTGTGCGATGCCTGCGCTGCGGGCAGCCTGGAGTGTGTGAAACTACTCATACAACATGGGGCTACGATCAACCCTCCGCTGTTCACCTTCTCACCCCTCCACGAGGCCTGCATGGGGG gtaaCTCTGACTGCGTTCAGCTCATGATAGACGTGGGAGCTCTGATGGAGGCCCATGACTGCCACTTCGGGACACCGTTACATGTAGCGTGTGCCAGACAACACTTTGACTGCGCCAAGGTCCTCCTCAATGCAG GGGCGAACGTAAACGCTGCCAAGCTCCACGAGACGGCCCTCCATCACGCAGCCAAAGTAAAGAACGTGGATCTGATCGAGCTGCTGATTGAGTTCGGTGGGAACATATATGCCAGGGACAACCTGGGCAAAAAGCCCATCAACTACACAAGTCAAGGTTCTCCCACCAATATCTGCCTAGAGTTCTATGAAA ATACACCCCTCAGTCTACAACAGATCAGCAGGATAGCTCTGAGAACAGCACTGGGCAGAAGAGCCCTGGACGACGTGTCCAAACTGGGCTTGCCCAATCGCATCACCTGCTACCTCTCATATCAGCCACCACCAGATCTGGACTTGGACTTTGACTACTTCTAA